One Metamycoplasma canadense DNA segment encodes these proteins:
- a CDS encoding PP2C family protein-serine/threonine phosphatase, translating into MNYIIKTDKGKYRKENQDNASISFLGDWSLVVLCDGMGGHYGGSLCSFKTIDFLFDFFQKRFDKNINFDDKKSINKWFNAALSFIKKSLKKIANDNNDYEEMGTTLTAALVFNLNKETYIFNIGDSRAYAYNGLLHQVTIDQNLLHQLVDKQNVDIEIAKLHPDANKLVSCLGPNKTMKCESFLLKGEENLKYLLLTSDGVHDYIEKPVIEQILQDKKLSIELKCQKIINVAKKNASKDNLTVLLLEF; encoded by the coding sequence ATGAATTATATTATTAAAACAGACAAAGGAAAATATCGAAAAGAAAATCAAGATAATGCTTCAATAAGCTTTTTAGGTGATTGAAGTTTAGTCGTTTTATGCGACGGAATGGGTGGACACTATGGTGGTTCGCTTTGTTCGTTTAAAACAATAGATTTTTTATTTGATTTTTTTCAAAAACGTTTTGATAAAAACATTAATTTTGATGATAAAAAAAGCATAAATAAATGATTTAATGCTGCTTTAAGTTTTATAAAAAAATCCCTTAAAAAAATTGCTAATGATAATAATGATTATGAAGAAATGGGCACAACCTTAACGGCTGCGCTAGTTTTTAATTTAAATAAAGAAACATATATATTTAATATTGGTGATTCTCGTGCTTATGCTTACAATGGCTTACTTCATCAAGTAACAATTGATCAAAATTTATTGCATCAATTAGTTGATAAACAAAATGTTGATATTGAAATAGCTAAATTACACCCTGATGCAAATAAATTAGTTAGTTGTTTGGGACCAAATAAAACAATGAAATGTGAGAGTTTCTTGCTTAAAGGCGAAGAAAATTTAAAATATTTATTATTAACTTCTGATGGTGTGCATGATTATATTGAAAAACCCGTTATTGAACAAATTCTTCAAGATAAAAAACTAAGTATTGAATTAAAATGTCAAAAAATTATTAATGTTGCTAAAAAAAATGCTTCAAAAGATAATTTAACTGTTTTGTTACTGGAGTTTTAA
- a CDS encoding serine/threonine-protein kinase, with protein MIKILEKYKNLNKHFEDFKLIGSGGYGQVYSATFKKDKRRYAIKILTTPDVTKKSVNLIRFKNECSVLAKIRSKNVVRIHGFYTSEDESYYSMELIEGIDLKTLIAKSKKINVEEAIRIAKEICQGLIDIHSSNVVHRDLKPSNILIEQNTNDVKLIDFGISIADETLKVTADNKTVGSIQYLAPEILKKKEKASFRSDIYAFGMILYEMLSGHPAFQGSDNHSILLMQINVEIPPLEGVGKIIPQAVENIIIRCTAKDPSERYNNCKDILNDLENCLRIEAMNDKKLILESKKEPKKNKKTLSLKWTIILISFAVAIIVVVLIVLIINKLI; from the coding sequence ATGATTAAAATACTTGAAAAATATAAAAATTTGAATAAACATTTTGAAGATTTTAAATTAATTGGTTCAGGTGGTTATGGCCAAGTTTATTCTGCAACTTTTAAAAAAGATAAGAGAAGATATGCAATAAAAATTTTAACAACCCCTGATGTTACAAAAAAATCTGTAAATTTAATTCGTTTTAAGAACGAATGCTCTGTCTTAGCAAAAATAAGATCTAAAAACGTTGTAAGAATTCATGGTTTTTATACTTCAGAAGATGAATCTTATTATTCAATGGAATTAATTGAAGGAATAGATTTAAAAACCTTGATTGCAAAAAGTAAAAAAATAAATGTTGAAGAAGCAATAAGAATAGCAAAAGAAATATGTCAAGGTTTAATTGATATTCATTCATCTAACGTTGTTCATCGTGATTTAAAACCAAGCAATATATTAATTGAACAAAACACTAACGATGTCAAATTAATAGACTTTGGAATTTCGATTGCTGACGAAACTCTTAAAGTAACGGCGGATAATAAAACAGTCGGATCAATTCAATATTTAGCTCCAGAAATTTTAAAAAAGAAAGAAAAAGCTTCATTTCGTAGTGATATTTATGCATTTGGAATGATATTGTATGAAATGCTTTCAGGTCATCCAGCTTTTCAAGGTTCAGATAATCACTCAATATTATTAATGCAAATTAATGTTGAAATTCCACCTTTAGAAGGTGTCGGTAAAATAATACCACAGGCAGTTGAAAATATTATTATTCGATGCACGGCAAAAGATCCATCAGAAAGATATAATAACTGCAAAGATATTTTAAATGATTTAGAAAATTGTTTAAGAATTGAAGCAATGAATGACAAAAAGCTTATTTTAGAGTCAAAAAAAGAACCTAAAAAAAACAAAAAAACATTATCATTAAAATGAACAATAATTTTAATTTCTTTTGCAGTAGCAATTATAGTTGTTGTCCTAATAGTTTTAATTATTAATAAATTAATATAG
- the rsgA gene encoding ribosome small subunit-dependent GTPase A gives MEKGKIIKSIAGFYDIKSFKDNKIYRVRGSGKLRLLDMKPIVGDNVEFNKDGLIHHILGRKNFFIRPKIANVDQAIVVMSLVEPEFSSQLVDKFLIIIENKNVEPIIVLTKKDLTSNSKINFYKEQGYKVFEINYENETGFDGLKDIFKNKTSFFVGQTGVGKTTLINYLAKTNFETQEISKALNRGKHTTREVSLINFNGGEIIDTPGFSSIEFDLTIDEIPTAFNSFKEASILCKFRSCKHYHEKLEDCEIKKRVEQGIIKKERYDNYISFIKRMLEPIY, from the coding sequence ATGGAAAAAGGAAAAATTATTAAATCAATTGCAGGATTTTATGATATCAAGTCATTTAAAGATAATAAGATTTATCGTGTTAGAGGAAGCGGTAAATTAAGACTTTTAGATATGAAACCAATTGTTGGGGACAATGTTGAATTTAATAAGGATGGTTTAATTCATCATATTTTAGGAAGAAAAAATTTTTTTATAAGACCTAAAATAGCTAATGTTGATCAAGCAATTGTTGTTATGTCTTTAGTAGAACCTGAATTTTCTTCTCAACTTGTTGATAAATTTTTAATTATTATTGAAAATAAAAATGTTGAACCTATCATAGTATTAACAAAAAAAGATTTAACATCAAATTCAAAAATTAATTTTTATAAAGAACAAGGTTATAAGGTTTTTGAAATTAATTATGAAAATGAAACCGGTTTTGATGGCTTAAAGGATATTTTTAAAAATAAAACAAGTTTTTTTGTTGGTCAAACCGGAGTAGGGAAAACAACACTAATTAATTATTTAGCTAAAACTAATTTTGAAACTCAAGAAATTTCAAAAGCTTTAAATAGAGGAAAACATACAACAAGGGAAGTTAGCTTAATTAATTTTAATGGTGGTGAAATTATTGATACACCTGGGTTTTCTTCAATTGAATTTGATTTAACAATCGATGAAATTCCAACGGCATTTAACTCTTTTAAAGAGGCATCGATTTTGTGCAAATTTAGAAGTTGCAAACACTATCATGAAAAACTTGAAGATTGTGAAATAAAGAAACGTGTCGAACAAGGGATAATAAAAAAAGAAAGATATGATAATTATATTAGTTTTATTAAACGTATGCTTGAACCAATTTACTAA
- a CDS encoding ribulose-phosphate 3-epimerase — protein MKKISPSILDVNKDYFVNYVNQLIEWGVSNVHYDVMDGEFVPNVALQYDDIKKIYKNCKKHEMDIHLMVKDTIYYYELFKDFNANLTFHFEAFNNNLGDLNSLIKRAKKEKVKLGLAVNPDTNVEEIFPYLKDLNLVLVMSVYPGKGGQTFLEESYKRVKQLKEYINDNDLKTIIQIDGGVKDFNIKKCFEFGVDLAVVGSYLVNNFSHDTIKKLLI, from the coding sequence ATGAAAAAAATTAGTCCATCAATTTTGGATGTTAATAAAGATTATTTTGTTAATTATGTTAATCAATTAATTGAATGAGGTGTTAGCAATGTTCATTATGATGTAATGGACGGAGAATTTGTACCAAATGTAGCGTTACAATATGATGATATAAAAAAAATATATAAAAACTGCAAGAAACATGAAATGGATATCCATTTAATGGTTAAAGATACAATTTATTACTACGAATTATTTAAAGATTTTAATGCAAATTTAACTTTTCATTTTGAAGCATTTAACAATAATTTAGGTGATTTAAATTCATTAATTAAACGAGCAAAAAAAGAAAAAGTTAAATTAGGACTTGCAGTTAATCCTGATACAAATGTTGAAGAAATTTTTCCTTATTTAAAGGATTTAAATTTAGTTTTAGTTATGAGTGTTTATCCTGGTAAGGGTGGGCAAACTTTTTTAGAAGAAAGTTACAAAAGAGTAAAACAACTAAAAGAATATATTAATGATAATGATCTTAAAACTATTATTCAAATTGATGGTGGGGTAAAGGACTTTAATATTAAAAAGTGTTTTGAATTTGGGGTTGATTTAGCAGTTGTTGGATCTTATTTGGTAAATAATTTTTCTCATGATACAATTAAAAAATTATTAATTTAG
- the infC gene encoding translation initiation factor IF-3 produces the protein MGSGLNPLFIYFKEEVIQQNNSNFANNQSKKPKSEHVVNNQIPYKKVFVLGPENEKIGVLTKEEALEKASEFKMDLVLISIENNKPITRIMDYGKFKYNKKKKQKEIKEKQSVTINREIRLKPLIGQHDLETKARKAREFILDGNRVKVSVKFRGRERSRTELGDEILAKFYTLVEDVAKISKEATLVNERFLDMYIEKDKKKVEALNKKNNEPSNQQGE, from the coding sequence TTGGGAAGTGGTCTAAACCCACTTTTTATTTATTTTAAGGAGGAAGTTATACAACAAAATAACTCAAACTTTGCAAACAATCAAAGTAAAAAACCAAAATCAGAACACGTCGTTAATAATCAAATTCCTTATAAAAAAGTTTTTGTTTTAGGTCCAGAAAATGAAAAAATAGGTGTTTTAACTAAAGAAGAAGCTTTAGAGAAAGCATCAGAATTTAAGATGGATTTAGTTCTTATTTCAATAGAAAATAATAAACCTATTACCAGAATTATGGATTATGGTAAATTTAAGTACAATAAAAAGAAAAAACAAAAAGAAATTAAGGAAAAACAATCAGTTACAATTAATCGTGAAATAAGATTAAAACCGTTAATTGGTCAACATGATTTAGAAACAAAAGCCCGTAAGGCCCGCGAGTTTATTTTAGATGGGAATCGTGTTAAAGTTTCTGTTAAATTTAGAGGTAGAGAACGTAGTAGAACTGAATTAGGTGATGAAATTTTAGCTAAATTTTATACTTTGGTTGAGGATGTTGCTAAGATTTCAAAAGAAGCAACTTTAGTAAACGAACGTTTTTTAGATATGTATATCGAAAAAGACAAGAAAAAAGTTGAAGCTTTAAATAAAAAAAATAACGAACCTTCAAACCAACAAGGAGAATAA
- the rpmI gene encoding 50S ribosomal protein L35, which translates to MPKMKTKSGLKKRIKVTATGKVKRGNAYRSHLAQNKTTKQKRQSRKSSTLSASDFKRYKELI; encoded by the coding sequence ATGCCAAAAATGAAAACTAAAAGCGGTCTAAAGAAAAGAATTAAAGTGACTGCAACTGGTAAAGTTAAACGTGGAAATGCATACCGTTCACATTTAGCGCAAAATAAAACAACAAAACAAAAACGTCAATCTCGTAAATCATCTACTCTATCAGCATCTGATTTCAAGAGATACAAAGAATTAATTTAA
- the rplT gene encoding 50S ribosomal protein L20, giving the protein MRTRGGIVTRRRRAKWLKLAKGYWGHKSIGYRVAKQAVVKSWTYAFRDRKQVKREFRKLWIARINAASRTNGITYSRLIEGLKQANININRKMLSELAINYPESFSMIVENAKKALSSK; this is encoded by the coding sequence ATGCGTACAAGAGGCGGAATAGTTACAAGAAGAAGACGTGCAAAATGATTAAAATTAGCTAAGGGTTACTGAGGTCACAAATCGATTGGCTATAGAGTTGCAAAACAAGCTGTTGTTAAATCATGAACATATGCTTTTAGAGACAGAAAACAAGTTAAACGTGAATTTAGAAAACTATGAATAGCACGTATTAATGCTGCTTCAAGAACTAATGGTATTACATATTCAAGATTAATCGAAGGATTAAAACAAGCAAATATTAATATTAATAGAAAAATGCTTTCAGAATTAGCAATTAATTACCCTGAATCATTCTCAATGATCGTTGAAAATGCAAAAAAAGCTTTATCTTCAAAATAA
- a CDS encoding DUF2179 domain-containing protein codes for MIKKAKKNKISLNLNVEKINQLNSEEFKALSKQNKNRKNKKNSSNLKYEINPYGVTFFNVWKKFPKKMLMVFLSAILYNIAIATFLAKAATVATGISALVQAITLTVSSAAPYFAYIYFILNLPLIIIFWKKNSRLFMILTTYWLLWQVAFQSLLLIGPVGNVFQKVSIFYINWFSPSKNGHTNSFKALIPWDVYGTYNNSYNNLFEWIKTDPQSINGIYTLNSDVSAELGYINSLNKAEFEQLKAFKDILSKNTFSNPTWPIIVYTLIGAGTAGIAGGIAWKNSASTAGGDFIVYYISRVKQKSVGHISTIVALIFGGISIFIITIVELLGISNSRPLNIAALLLRILCSVVYVFIYTLFIELIFPKYRKIRIEIYTKNPQKIINHFKAINYWHGYNIDKLVGGYTNTETVRIETFALFLEQNLIKNEILIADPTAWMTITKVHNIIGKFDTSKVES; via the coding sequence GTGATAAAAAAAGCTAAAAAAAATAAAATTTCTTTAAATTTAAATGTTGAAAAAATTAATCAATTAAATTCAGAGGAATTTAAGGCACTTTCAAAACAAAATAAAAATCGTAAAAATAAAAAAAATTCTTCAAATTTAAAATACGAAATAAATCCATATGGCGTAACTTTTTTTAATGTTTGAAAAAAATTTCCTAAGAAAATGTTGATGGTATTTTTATCAGCAATTTTATATAACATTGCTATTGCAACATTTTTAGCAAAAGCCGCAACTGTTGCAACAGGTATTTCAGCTTTAGTACAAGCGATTACGCTTACAGTTTCTTCAGCAGCACCTTATTTTGCTTATATTTATTTTATTTTGAATTTACCATTGATTATAATTTTTTGAAAAAAGAATTCTAGGTTATTTATGATATTAACAACTTATTGACTATTATGACAAGTTGCATTTCAATCTTTATTATTAATAGGTCCAGTAGGTAATGTATTTCAAAAAGTTTCAATATTTTATATAAACTGATTTTCACCTTCAAAAAACGGACATACAAATAGCTTTAAAGCCTTAATTCCATGAGATGTTTATGGCACATACAATAATTCTTATAATAATTTATTTGAATGAATAAAAACAGATCCACAGTCAATTAATGGCATTTATACTTTGAATTCTGATGTATCCGCTGAACTAGGTTATATAAATTCTTTAAATAAAGCAGAATTTGAACAACTAAAGGCATTCAAAGATATTTTAAGTAAAAATACTTTTAGTAATCCAACATGACCGATTATTGTTTATACACTAATTGGAGCAGGGACGGCAGGAATAGCAGGTGGTATTGCTTGAAAAAATTCTGCTTCAACAGCTGGTGGTGATTTTATTGTTTATTATATTTCACGTGTTAAACAAAAAAGTGTAGGACATATTTCAACAATTGTAGCTTTAATTTTTGGAGGAATTTCAATATTTATAATTACAATTGTTGAATTGCTTGGTATTTCAAATAGCAGACCATTAAACATTGCAGCTTTACTTTTAAGAATTTTATGCTCAGTAGTTTATGTATTTATATACACATTATTTATTGAATTAATATTTCCTAAATATCGCAAGATTAGAATTGAAATTTATACAAAAAATCCACAAAAAATTATTAATCACTTTAAAGCTATTAATTATTGACATGGATATAACATTGATAAATTAGTTGGTGGTTATACTAATACTGAAACAGTAAGAATTGAAACTTTTGCCTTATTCTTAGAGCAAAATTTAATTAAAAATGAGATTTTAATTGCTGATCCAACAGCCTGAATGACAATTACAAAAGTTCATAATATTATTGGAAAATTTGATACTTCAAAAGTAGAATCTTAA
- a CDS encoding RpiB/LacA/LacB family sugar-phosphate isomerase, with amino-acid sequence MKVKITSDHAGHKAKIELGNRLKNEGYEVEYFGSKNENESISYADVGNEFAKEVKKDPNSKNTKYVAFCGSGIGISIALNRFKNIRCARVSNEEEAKLSKLHNDANILCMGGRLLESNEVEKMFHTWETTEFEGGRHLSRINRLDEIGKDE; translated from the coding sequence ATGAAAGTTAAAATAACAAGTGATCATGCCGGACACAAGGCTAAAATTGAATTAGGGAATAGACTAAAAAACGAAGGTTATGAAGTAGAATATTTTGGCTCAAAAAATGAAAATGAATCAATTTCATATGCTGATGTTGGAAATGAATTTGCTAAAGAGGTTAAAAAAGATCCAAACAGTAAAAATACAAAATACGTTGCATTTTGTGGATCGGGAATTGGAATTTCAATAGCCTTAAATCGTTTTAAAAATATTAGATGCGCAAGAGTATCAAATGAGGAAGAAGCTAAACTTTCTAAACTACATAATGATGCTAATATTTTATGCATGGGTGGTAGACTACTTGAATCTAATGAAGTAGAAAAAATGTTTCATACCTGAGAAACTACTGAATTTGAAGGTGGAAGACATCTTTCAAGAATTAATAGGCTAGATGAAATAGGGAAAGATGAATAA
- a CDS encoding Sua5/YciO/YrdC/YwlC family protein, with product MSNKYNKLFISTTDTILGIGGSVEEEVEKLIYEIKGRDRNKKLIILVSSIKQARSFKQWNQEAEKLAKKYWPGATTLVVNNQGFRMPNQKELLKFLEKNGPVYMSSCNLSNAPVCKSIENAKIIFPEITNIYNFGQMSQNPSTIIRVEDGEILRK from the coding sequence ATGAGTAATAAATATAATAAGTTATTTATTTCAACAACTGACACAATTTTAGGAATAGGTGGAAGTGTTGAAGAAGAAGTCGAAAAACTAATTTATGAAATTAAAGGGAGAGATAGAAATAAGAAATTAATTATTTTAGTTTCTTCTATAAAACAAGCTCGTAGCTTTAAACAATGAAACCAAGAAGCTGAAAAATTAGCTAAAAAATATTGACCTGGTGCAACTACTCTTGTTGTTAATAATCAAGGTTTTAGAATGCCTAATCAAAAAGAATTACTGAAATTCTTGGAAAAAAATGGTCCAGTTTATATGTCAAGTTGCAATCTTTCAAATGCTCCTGTTTGCAAAAGTATTGAAAATGCAAAAATTATTTTTCCCGAAATAACAAATATATATAATTTTGGACAAATGTCTCAAAACCCAAGTACAATTATCAGAGTCGAAGATGGCGAAATTTTAAGGAAATAA
- the mutM gene encoding DNA-formamidopyrimidine glycosylase codes for MPELPEVKNVVKNLNSSVLNKKIKDIEILKTKLFKEIPVEEFKKNLIGATITDIFNKGKHIIFVFDNDSVLLSHLRMEGKYRFYLSEFENHKHLMTKFIFDDNSELHYLDSRMFGTFYLRNKNNFNYLLPLSKIASEPKNINIELLHQKLRNSPTAIKTKLLDQSLVAGLGNIYVDEALFASKIHPLSKSKNLSIKQLSEIMFHSQRIMDKSFELGGSTIHTYESFNNQIGSFQDFLLIHNDRIKTCTICKNKTVKIKVNGRGTYLCNNCQEVY; via the coding sequence ATGCCAGAATTACCAGAAGTAAAAAATGTTGTAAAAAATTTAAACTCATCAGTTTTAAATAAAAAAATTAAAGATATAGAAATATTAAAAACTAAACTTTTTAAAGAAATACCTGTTGAAGAATTTAAAAAAAATCTCATTGGCGCGACTATTACAGATATCTTTAATAAAGGAAAACATATTATTTTTGTTTTTGATAATGATTCTGTTTTACTTTCACATTTAAGAATGGAAGGAAAATATCGTTTTTATTTATCTGAGTTTGAAAATCATAAACATTTAATGACTAAATTTATATTTGATGATAATAGTGAACTTCATTATCTTGATAGTAGAATGTTTGGTACTTTTTATTTGCGTAATAAAAACAATTTTAATTATCTTTTACCTTTATCAAAAATTGCTTCTGAGCCTAAGAACATTAATATTGAATTATTACATCAGAAATTAAGAAACTCACCTACAGCAATAAAAACTAAATTGCTTGATCAAAGTTTAGTTGCCGGATTAGGAAATATTTATGTTGACGAAGCCTTATTTGCTTCTAAAATTCACCCACTTAGTAAAAGCAAAAATCTTTCAATAAAACAACTTTCAGAAATTATGTTTCATTCACAAAGAATTATGGATAAAAGTTTTGAGCTGGGCGGTTCGACTATTCATACATATGAAAGTTTTAACAATCAAATTGGATCTTTTCAAGACTTTTTATTGATTCATAATGATAGAATTAAAACATGTACTATTTGTAAAAATAAAACTGTAAAAATTAAAGTTAATGGACGTGGAACATATTTATGCAATAATTGTCAAGAGGTATATTAA
- a CDS encoding Smr/MutS family protein, protein MSFSSFTIDLHGQTGEKAVATVLNALFTFEQDKYLEYFDIIVGNGVGALKFYVSDLLDSENYSYQFINSNHSIIRVFKK, encoded by the coding sequence ATGAGTTTTTCATCTTTTACAATAGATTTACATGGGCAAACAGGCGAAAAAGCTGTGGCGACTGTTTTAAATGCATTATTTACTTTTGAACAAGATAAATATCTAGAATATTTTGATATTATTGTTGGTAATGGAGTTGGGGCATTAAAGTTTTATGTTAGTGATTTACTAGATTCAGAAAATTATAGTTATCAATTTATTAATTCTAACCATTCAATAATTAGAGTGTTTAAAAAGTAA
- a CDS encoding DHH family phosphoesterase, producing the protein MAKNTWEIAKKAIEAHENIFIFHHIRPDGDCLGSQFGLRELIKTNYPEKNVFVLGDNNDNFPFLTWDFDEFDKIPKEHFKNSLGVVVDANSSNRIQYAQYILDKNFTHMLRIDHHPVDPDIDYDYTWEDATYAASAEQVGYIAMMAKWKVTKKAAEYTYLGINTDSGRFQYEYVAQRTFEVMSYLHQNNDFRVWDINFELSKRDERKVRFAAYVLLNYKNDGKVLYFHVTKKIQKKFKLSENEASDVGILANIGDCKIWVLFIDQKNGTIRARVRSNGIWINNVCEKYAPGGGHEVASGATCYSKHDMKSLINDLKEEVIKNDTN; encoded by the coding sequence ATGGCTAAAAATACATGAGAGATTGCTAAAAAAGCAATCGAGGCCCATGAAAATATTTTTATTTTTCACCATATAAGACCAGATGGAGATTGTCTTGGCTCACAATTTGGTTTAAGGGAATTAATTAAAACTAATTATCCTGAAAAAAATGTTTTTGTATTAGGAGATAATAATGATAATTTCCCTTTTTTAACATGAGATTTTGACGAATTTGATAAGATACCAAAAGAACATTTTAAAAATTCTTTAGGTGTAGTTGTTGATGCTAATTCTTCAAATAGAATTCAATATGCACAATATATTTTAGATAAAAATTTTACACATATGTTAAGAATAGATCATCACCCAGTTGACCCAGATATCGACTATGATTATACATGAGAAGATGCAACATATGCAGCTTCTGCAGAACAAGTTGGTTATATTGCAATGATGGCTAAATGAAAGGTTACAAAAAAAGCCGCTGAATATACTTATTTAGGTATTAATACAGATTCAGGAAGATTTCAATATGAATATGTAGCTCAAAGAACATTTGAAGTTATGTCTTATTTGCATCAAAATAATGATTTTAGAGTTTGAGATATCAACTTCGAGCTTTCAAAGCGCGATGAAAGAAAAGTTAGATTTGCTGCTTATGTTTTATTAAATTATAAAAATGATGGAAAAGTTTTATATTTTCATGTAACTAAAAAAATTCAAAAGAAATTTAAATTAAGTGAAAACGAAGCTAGTGATGTTGGAATTTTAGCAAATATTGGTGATTGTAAAATTTGAGTTTTATTTATTGATCAAAAAAATGGAACAATTCGTGCAAGAGTTAGATCAAATGGAATTTGAATTAATAATGTTTGTGAAAAATATGCACCTGGTGGTGGTCATGAGGTAGCATCTGGAGCAACATGCTATTCAAAACACGATATGAAATCATTAATTAATGATCTTAAAGAGGAAGTAATCAAAAATGATACAAATTAG
- a CDS encoding DHH family phosphoesterase, with translation MIQISNERMEIFKQIESKIKDHKNIVIFHHIRPDGDCLGSQFGMKHLIKENFPDKNVYTIGDTKGIYPYLDFPMDKLENKKIEDSLAIIVDANFKERLECREYLDNNIFDEVIRIDHHPNDDDLNASLVWVDRYSPAAAQQVAEIAYGLNWKVNKEAATYLYLGIYTDSVRLTTNLTNEKTMFLVAWLWSKNANKDLLHENMAKKSLEDIRINTFIQQNMKIKNGVVSFYFSLDDQKKLGIDDPLKANRPFILASIDENKAWVFFTEENKNQIRCEFRSTGACVRNVALKWGGGGHHRASGAQISSKDLIPQIILDLEKEITILENYDNK, from the coding sequence ATGATACAAATTAGTAATGAAAGAATGGAAATTTTTAAACAAATTGAAAGTAAAATTAAAGATCATAAAAATATTGTTATTTTTCACCATATAAGACCAGATGGTGATTGTCTTGGTTCACAATTTGGAATGAAACATTTAATAAAAGAAAATTTTCCTGATAAAAATGTTTATACAATTGGTGATACTAAGGGAATTTATCCTTATTTAGATTTTCCAATGGATAAATTAGAAAATAAAAAAATAGAAGATTCATTAGCAATTATTGTTGATGCTAATTTTAAAGAAAGACTTGAATGTCGTGAATATTTAGATAATAATATTTTTGATGAAGTTATAAGAATTGATCATCATCCAAATGACGATGATTTAAATGCTTCGTTGGTTTGAGTAGATAGATATTCACCAGCAGCTGCTCAACAAGTTGCGGAAATTGCATACGGTTTAAATTGAAAAGTTAATAAAGAAGCAGCTACTTATTTATATTTAGGTATTTATACAGATTCAGTAAGATTAACAACAAATTTAACTAATGAAAAAACAATGTTTTTAGTAGCTTGATTATGATCAAAAAACGCAAATAAAGATTTATTGCATGAAAATATGGCTAAAAAATCTTTAGAAGATATTAGAATTAACACATTTATTCAACAAAATATGAAGATTAAAAATGGTGTTGTATCGTTTTACTTTAGTTTAGATGATCAAAAAAAATTAGGCATTGATGATCCTTTAAAAGCTAATAGACCATTTATTTTAGCTTCTATTGATGAAAATAAAGCATGAGTTTTCTTTACTGAGGAAAATAAAAACCAAATAAGATGTGAATTTAGATCAACTGGGGCTTGTGTACGTAACGTAGCACTAAAATGAGGTGGCGGAGGTCATCATCGTGCTTCTGGAGCTCAAATTAGCTCTAAAGATTTAATTCCACAAATAATTTTAGATTTAGAAAAAGAAATTACTATTTTAGAAAACTATGACAATAAATAA